One genomic window of Arachis stenosperma cultivar V10309 chromosome 10, arast.V10309.gnm1.PFL2, whole genome shotgun sequence includes the following:
- the LOC130956404 gene encoding uncharacterized protein LOC130956404, whose translation MVVEFICSENPMSPRISFSHDFSQFDVIPVERIQHPLRSNSSRFNSSIDFDFHIHEENNQTSSADELFSEGRIVPTEIKNTQKDTNAPLKQNGSSHQLIHKASNPVPSCLSNIEPLTTRTNSAKEKPTNNEIIIRNKETKELNNHNYVDGGSNSKSFWSFKRSSSCGSGYGRRLCPLPLLSRSNSTGSSPKRVPLSSSIKQQNSHQKHYYSYSTTTATTTTRSSSSSNSNHHHHRLKPPLKRSHNASYYGNNNNNSVRVNPVLNVPPVSLSGLCSIFSNNRDRSKKK comes from the coding sequence ATGGTGGTTGAATTTATTTGCTCAGAAAATCCAATGAGTCCAAGAATTTCATTCTCACATGATTTCTCCCAATTTGATGTGATCCCAGTTGAGAGAATTCAACACCCTTTGAGATCAAACTCATCTAGATTCAACTCATCCATTGATTTCGATTTCCATATCCATGAAGAGAACAACCAAACATCTTcagctgatgagcttttctccGAGGGTAGAATCGTCCCAACTGAAATCAAGAACACCCAAAAAGACACAAATGCCCCTCTGAAGCAAAACGGTAGTAGTCATCAGTTAATACACAAGGCCTCGAACCCGGTACCTTCTTGCTTAAGCAATATCGAGCCACTTACCACTCGGACCAACTCTGCAAAAGAAAAGCCCACTAATAAtgaaattattattagaaacaaagaaacaaaggagTTGAATAATCATAACTATGTTGATGGTggttcaaattcaaaatcatttTGGAGCTTCAAGAGGAGTAGCAGTTGTGGAAGTGGGTATGGTAGGAGATTGTGTCCATTGCCACTTTTGTCAAGAAGCAATTCAACTGGTTCTTCTCCTAAAAGGGTCCCACTTTCTTCCTCTATCAAGCAACAAAATTCTCATCAGAAGCATTATTATTCTTATAGCAccacaacagcaacaacaacaacaaggtcttcttcttcttctaattctaatcatcatcatcatcgtctAAAGCCTCCATTGAAGAGAAGTCACAATGCATCATATTATGggaataataataacaatagtGTTAGAGTCAATCCTGTTCTGAATGTTCCTCCTGTAAGTCTCTCTGGTTTGTGTTCAATCTTCTCCAACAATAGAGATAGGAGCAAGAAGAAGTAA